One window of Entelurus aequoreus isolate RoL-2023_Sb linkage group LG06, RoL_Eaeq_v1.1, whole genome shotgun sequence genomic DNA carries:
- the LOC133651562 gene encoding uncharacterized protein LOC133651562 encodes MTTIIVSIAAERFGEEEKRSSGTTYSKNHRAIRIHKIRQEMKALKFQYKAAGHEERTGLAQLMCILRKKIRILRRAEWHRRRRRERARKRAAFIANPFKFTKDLLGQKRSGKLASSQDDIDQHLKQTYSDPAREQELGECNNLIDPPEPELQFDMSELQLKEVREVVRRARASSAPGPSGTSYKVYKNCPKLLQRLWKILPVFWRRGRIPEQWRVAEGVWIPKEENSTQLDQFRIISLLCVEAKVFFSAVSKQLCTYLAKNTYIDTSVQKGGISGMSGCMEHTGVVTQLIREARENKGNLSVLWLDLANAFGSIPHKLVQLTLMKHHVPSRCRDLIADYYSNFRMRVSSGPTTSSWHKVEIVKSLGKVFDCSLRDTTSIQSTCAELDGWLKSVDKSGLPGKFKAWIYQHGILPRILWPLLIYSFPISTVEILERRVSNHLRRWLGLPKSLSSIALYGNSNKLQLPFKSLEEEFKVTRAREVVQYRDTSDPKVAKAGIQVRTGRKWRAEEAVQEADARLRHRSLVGAVTRGRAGLGFFPTPQLNTRGKEGRRLVQDEVRAAVEETRTCKAVGMKQQGAWTRWDNAVERRVTWAEIWKAEPQRIKFVIQAVYDVLPSPSNLHTWGIAETPACPLCSKRGTLEHILSCCTRALGDGRYRWRHDQVLKTIAEAISTGLALAKQFHPSKKTIAFVRAGDTPTPASRTSAGILTSAKDWQLLVDLENQLKFPSHIAVTTLRPDIVLVSESTKQAVLLELTVLWEDRLEEAFERKLSKYAGLVSDCQQAGWRARCFPVEVGCRGFAARSLVRAFSSLGIDGERRRRAIRSTTEAAERASRWLWLKRGDPWSHGS; translated from the exons ATGACAACAATCATTGTCAGCATTGCAGCTGAACGGTTCGGCGAGGAGGAGAAGAGAAGCTCCGGAACCACGTACTCAAAGAACCACAGAGCTATAAGGATCCATAAGATTAGGCAGGAGATGAAAGCGCTGAAGTTCCAGTACAAGGCGGCAGGACATGAGGAACGCACTGGCCTGGCCCAGCTGATGTGCATCCTTCGTAAAAAGATCAGAATTCTCCGTCGGGCAGAGTGGCATCGGAGGCGGCGACGCGAGAGGGCACGTAAACGTGCTGCTTTCATCGCTAACCCCTTCAAGTTCACGAAGGATTTGCTGGGACAGAAGCGCAGTGGCAAACTGGCCTCCTCGCAGGATGACATAGATCAACATCTGAAGCAAACGTACAGTGACCCCGCAAGAGAGCAGGAGTTGGGAGAGTGTAACAACCTCATAGACCCCCCTGAACCAGAATTGCAGTTTGATATGTCGGAGCTGCAGCTAAAGGAAGTCAGGGAGGTTGTCCGCAGAGCAAGGGCAAGCTCTGCACCGGGACCGAGCGGCACTTCATACAAAGTGTATAAGAACTGTCCCAAACTCCTGCAGCGACTGTGGAAAATCCTGCCAGTCTTCTGGAGAAGGGGGAGGATCCCTGAGCAATGGCGAGTGGCGGAAGGGGTATGGATCCCAAAGGAGGAAAACTCCACTCAGCTGGACCAGTTCCGCATCATCTCCCTGCTGTGCGTTGAGGCAAAGGTTTTCTTCAGCGCTGTTTCCAAACAACTGTGTACCTACCTGGCAAAGAACACCTACATCGATACATCTGTCCAGAAAGGCGGCATTTCAGGAATGTCAGGATGTATGgagcataccggtgtggtgacgcAGCTCATTCGGGAGGCTCGAGAGAACAAGGGCAACCTATCAGTACTGTGGCTTGACCTGGCAAACGCATTCGGCTCCATTCCGCACAAGCTCGTTCAACTCACTCTGATGAAACATCATGTACCCAGCAGGTGTAGAGACCTCATTGCTGATTACTACAGCAATTTCAGGATGAGGGTCTCTTCCGGACCAACAACATCCAGTTGGCACAAAGTGGAGATTG TCAAGAGCTTGGGCAAGGTTTTTGACTGCTCTTTGAGAGACACAACCTCCATCCAGTCGACATGCGCTGAGTTGGATGGCTGGCTGAAATCCGTGGACAAGTCAGGCTTACCTGGGAAGTTTAAAGCCTGGATTTACCAGCATGGCATTCTTCCCAGGATCCTGTGGCCCCTCCTCATCTACTCGTTCCCCATCTCGACAGTTGAGATCCTAGAACGGAGGGTCAGCAACCACCTCCGGAGATGGCTGGGACTACCTAAGAGCCTGAGTAGCATTGCACTCTATGGGAACAGCAACAAACTGCAGTTGCCTTTCAAATCCTTGGAGGAGGAATTTAAGGTAACTAGAGCCAGAGAAGTGGTACAGTACAGGGACACAAGTGATCCGAAGGTGGCCAAAGCAGGGATCCAAGTGAGGACTGGCAGGAAATGGAGGGCAGAGGAAGCCGTTCAAGAGGCAGATGCAAGGCTGCGACACAGGAGCCTGGTTGGAGCAGTCACACGGGGTCGAGCTGGGCTAGGATTCTTTCCAACTCCCCAACTGAACACTAGGGGGAAAGAAGGCCGACGTCTTGTTCAGGATGAGGTGAGAGCGGCAGTGGAGGAGACAAGAACCTGCAAAGCTGTTGGAATGAAGCAACAGGGAGCTTGGACAAGATGGGACAATGCGGTTGAGAGGAGAGTGACCTGGGCTGAGATTTGGAAAGCCGAGCCGCAACGCATCAAATTTGTCATCCAGGCAGTGTATGATGTGCTCCCAAGCCCTTCAAACCTGCACACATGGGGCATAGCAGAGACACCAGCATGCCCACTGTGCTCCAAGCGAGGAACCCTGGAACATATCCTCAGTTGCTGTACAAGGGCACTTGGAGATGGAAGGTACAGGTGGAGGCATGACCAAGTCCTTAAGACCATCGCTGAAGCCATTAGCACAGGACTGGCATTGGCAAAACAGTTCCACCCCTCCAAGAAAACCATCGCCTTTGTCAGAGCTGGGGACACGCCAACTCCTGCTAGTAGAACATCAGCAGGCATCCTGACGTCTGCAAAAGACTGGCAGTTGTTGGTGGACCTTGAAAACCAGCTGAAGTTCCCCAGCCACATCGCAGTCACCACCCTGCGACCAGACATTGTCCTTGTGTCTGAGTCCACCAAACAAGCTGTGTTGCTGGAGCTGACAGTCCTGTGGGAAGATCGCCTGGAAGAAGCCTTCGAGAGGAAGCTCTCCAAGTATGCGGGACTGGTCAGCGACTGTCAACAGGCTGGTTGGAGAgcaaggtgtttccctgtggaggttggatgcagaggatttgcaGCCCGTTCCTTGGTCAGAGCCTTCAGCAGTTTGGGTATCGATGGAGAGAGAAGGAGGAGAGCCATCCGCAGTACCACCGAAGCGGCGGAAAGGGCCTCGAGATGGTTGTGGCTCAAAAGAGGAGATCCTTGGAGTCATGGTAGCTAG